In Anaerolineales bacterium, the following are encoded in one genomic region:
- the prmA gene encoding 50S ribosomal protein L11 methyltransferase, translated as MSTTPTSWLRISLEVDPELAEAVSEVLARHLPGGVAIESTAITANAEDEGHPIGPLRVLGYIPHDAHTEEVRSQIEQGLRYLAMIQPLPDPSYETIHEQNWMESWKQHYHPLSIGERLVVLPAWVEMDTAGRVAVRIEPGMAFGTGVHPTTQLSLELLEAHLQPGDALIDIGCGSAILAIAGGKLGAAPVLAVDNDASTMDNARHNIALNKAEVELGVGSVAEVLAGHFGLQQAEVVVANILAPVLVRLLDAGLHKLLKPGGVLVLSGILAEQEPDLRAALAAAGLQITAERRSGDWLGLAAKV; from the coding sequence GTGAGCACCACTCCCACTTCCTGGCTGCGCATCTCGCTCGAAGTAGACCCCGAACTGGCTGAAGCCGTCTCCGAAGTGCTGGCTCGGCACCTGCCGGGCGGCGTCGCCATCGAGAGCACGGCTATCACTGCCAATGCCGAAGATGAGGGCCACCCCATCGGCCCGCTGCGCGTGCTGGGCTACATCCCACACGACGCTCATACCGAAGAAGTGCGTAGCCAGATCGAGCAAGGCCTGCGCTACCTGGCAATGATCCAGCCCCTGCCGGACCCAAGCTACGAGACCATCCACGAACAGAACTGGATGGAATCCTGGAAGCAGCACTACCACCCGCTGAGCATTGGAGAGCGCCTGGTGGTGCTGCCCGCCTGGGTAGAGATGGACACTGCCGGTCGCGTGGCGGTGCGCATCGAGCCGGGCATGGCCTTCGGCACCGGCGTGCACCCCACCACGCAGCTCAGCCTGGAGCTGCTGGAAGCGCACCTTCAGCCTGGCGATGCGCTGATCGATATTGGCTGCGGCTCGGCCATTCTGGCGATCGCCGGGGGCAAGCTGGGCGCCGCCCCAGTGCTGGCGGTGGACAACGACGCCAGCACCATGGACAATGCCCGCCACAATATCGCACTCAACAAAGCCGAGGTTGAATTAGGGGTGGGCTCCGTGGCCGAGGTGTTGGCCGGTCACTTCGGCCTGCAACAGGCCGAAGTGGTGGTGGCCAACATTCTGGCGCCGGTGCTGGTGCGCCTGCTGGACGCTGGGCTGCACAAGCTGCTCAAACCGGGCGGCGTGCTGGTGCTCTCTGGTATTCTGGCGGAGCAGGAACCTGACCTGCGCGCCGCCCTGGCGGCGGCCGGCCTGCAAATTACGGCCGAGCGCCGCAGCGGCGATTGGCTGGGGCTGGCCGCAAAAGTATAA